In Haloplanus rubicundus, one DNA window encodes the following:
- a CDS encoding DUF6360 family protein: MADRVLKVNAFTTFDLLDASVEGHGFEEGAFATLNVRTARENPEEITLELELDNTELESVPPHADRVTLSAAEARTLADELGSAADRVAAAEGE, from the coding sequence ATGGCCGACCGCGTGCTGAAGGTCAACGCCTTCACGACGTTCGACCTGCTCGACGCGAGCGTCGAGGGCCACGGCTTCGAGGAGGGAGCGTTCGCCACGCTCAACGTGCGGACGGCCCGCGAGAACCCCGAGGAGATCACGCTCGAACTCGAACTCGACAACACCGAGTTGGAGTCGGTGCCGCCCCACGCCGACCGGGTGACGCTCTCGGCCGCCGAGGCGCGGACCCTCGCGGACGAACTGGGGAGCGCCGCCGACCGCGTGGCGGCCGCGGAGGGGGAGTGA
- a CDS encoding nitrite/sulfite reductase, with amino-acid sequence MPTKVERWKDETYGMEIRDHLLRFAEEGWDAIPEDEHDAWFERFKWWGLYHQRKGQESYFMMRIGTPMGRMTPEQLRTVGEVAKEYATGPVENPEFGDAYADFTTRQSIQLHWIKVEDIADIWDELESVGLSTIQACGDSWRNIVGSPVAGRDADELIDVWPVVQELHETFKGNDLYANLPRKWKVAMTGDRRGSGQGDINDLAFEPATKELDGEEVAGFNVNVGGGLARKEPRFARDIDVFCRPENATDVAAGLSALFRDYGDREDRFNARIKFLVDEWGPEKVRSVLQDEYVDYELPTAGEGLRDEYDYNAGRADAPGDYIGVHDQHDGQNFLGLYVLVGRMAADDVIQLADLAEAYGSEMIGLTQRQNVIVGDIADEDLDDFLAEDLLDDYSPDPHPFLRGSIACTGTEYCSLSIVETKNRMVRYGRWLRDNVPVPEGVEDFHIHLSGCTASCAQPQIADVSLRGMKTRKDGDAVEAFDVGLGGGLGENPQFADWVKMRVPADEVPGYIANLLETYEEERAGPEESFRDFVADRDEDELAALAESEETSYEDPYLGNTKMTWYPYAEDTSMDASPAPTDGQGEPLPSDD; translated from the coding sequence ATGCCAACCAAGGTCGAACGCTGGAAAGACGAGACCTACGGGATGGAGATACGCGACCATCTCTTGCGGTTCGCCGAGGAGGGATGGGACGCCATTCCGGAAGACGAGCACGACGCCTGGTTCGAGCGGTTCAAATGGTGGGGCCTGTACCACCAGCGGAAAGGACAGGAGAGCTACTTCATGATGCGCATCGGGACGCCGATGGGCCGGATGACGCCGGAACAGCTTCGGACCGTCGGCGAGGTGGCCAAGGAGTACGCCACCGGCCCCGTCGAGAACCCCGAGTTCGGCGACGCCTACGCCGACTTCACCACCCGCCAGTCGATCCAGCTCCACTGGATCAAGGTGGAGGACATCGCGGACATCTGGGACGAACTGGAGTCGGTCGGTCTCTCGACGATTCAGGCGTGTGGCGACTCGTGGCGCAACATCGTGGGCTCCCCGGTTGCCGGCCGCGACGCCGACGAACTCATCGACGTCTGGCCGGTCGTCCAGGAACTCCACGAGACGTTCAAGGGCAACGACCTCTACGCCAACCTGCCCCGGAAGTGGAAGGTGGCGATGACCGGCGACCGCCGCGGCTCCGGGCAGGGCGACATCAACGACCTCGCCTTCGAACCCGCGACCAAGGAACTGGACGGCGAGGAGGTGGCCGGCTTCAACGTCAACGTCGGCGGCGGCCTCGCCCGCAAGGAACCCCGGTTCGCCCGCGACATCGACGTCTTCTGCCGCCCCGAGAACGCCACGGACGTAGCCGCGGGGCTCTCGGCGCTCTTCCGTGACTACGGCGACCGCGAGGACCGCTTCAACGCCCGCATCAAGTTCCTCGTCGACGAGTGGGGACCGGAGAAAGTGCGCTCGGTCCTGCAGGACGAGTACGTCGACTACGAACTCCCGACCGCCGGCGAGGGCCTTCGCGACGAGTACGACTACAACGCCGGCCGCGCCGACGCCCCCGGCGACTACATCGGCGTCCACGACCAGCACGACGGCCAGAACTTTCTCGGTCTCTACGTCCTCGTCGGCCGCATGGCCGCCGACGACGTGATCCAACTCGCCGACCTCGCCGAGGCGTACGGCTCCGAGATGATCGGCCTGACCCAGCGTCAGAACGTCATCGTCGGTGACATCGCCGACGAGGACCTGGACGACTTCCTCGCCGAGGACCTCCTCGACGACTACTCGCCGGACCCACACCCGTTCCTGCGCGGCTCCATCGCGTGTACGGGCACCGAATACTGCTCGCTATCCATCGTCGAGACGAAGAACCGAATGGTCCGGTACGGGCGCTGGCTGCGGGACAACGTTCCCGTTCCCGAGGGCGTCGAGGACTTCCACATCCACCTCTCGGGCTGTACCGCCTCGTGTGCCCAGCCACAGATCGCCGACGTCAGCCTGCGCGGCATGAAGACGCGCAAGGACGGCGACGCCGTCGAGGCGTTCGACGTGGGGCTGGGCGGCGGCCTCGGCGAGAACCCGCAGTTCGCCGACTGGGTGAAGATGCGCGTCCCCGCCGACGAGGTGCCCGGCTACATCGCCAATCTCCTCGAAACGTACGAGGAGGAGCGCGCCGGGCCGGAGGAGTCCTTCCGTGACTTCGTCGCCGACCGCGACGAGGACGAACTCGCCGCCCTCGCCGAGTCCGAGGAGACGAGCTACGAGGACCCGTACCTCGGCAACACGAAGATGACGTGGTATCCCTACGCCGAGGACACGTCGATGGACGCCTCGCCCGCGCCGACGGACGGGCAGGGCGAACCGCTCCCCTCCGACGACTGA
- a CDS encoding glycosyltransferase family 4 protein, producing the protein MARVAVLHNTLDGRGGADTVCLHVCEALQAVHDVTLVTLSRSSLAELNALFDTDADVRVRRPPGTELVCRGFDALPDRYGPQLAARSVLLRRLFAPHAADFDAAVSTANEFALPLPSLQYVHFPQFNRRHAPAGGTPRLDPLWSRLAGVGDRRLPDDARLLANSAWTADAVEAIYGRRPDVLHPPVDPVPNPRPWAERETGVVVLGRLAPDKRPLRAIDVVDGVRARGYDLHLHLVGSSSTIYADYGRRVAAAAADRPYVHLDRDAPPERVTELLATHRYGLNCKPEEHFGMAVAEYVAAGMVAFAPDAGGQREVLAGRSDRLFDSTPDAVATIAAAIVDDARPTLPRDRYASDRFHAAVREGVAALLRAESERGG; encoded by the coding sequence ATGGCACGGGTGGCGGTCCTCCACAACACGCTCGACGGCCGCGGCGGCGCCGACACCGTCTGTCTCCACGTCTGCGAGGCGCTTCAGGCCGTCCACGACGTGACGCTGGTCACCCTCTCCCGCTCGTCGCTCGCGGAACTCAACGCACTCTTCGACACCGACGCCGATGTGCGGGTCCGCCGACCGCCCGGGACCGAACTCGTCTGCCGGGGGTTCGATGCCCTCCCCGACCGCTACGGCCCGCAACTGGCGGCGCGGAGCGTCCTGCTCCGCCGCCTCTTCGCCCCGCACGCCGCCGACTTCGACGCCGCCGTCAGCACCGCCAACGAGTTCGCCCTCCCGCTCCCCTCGCTCCAGTACGTCCACTTCCCGCAGTTCAATCGCCGGCACGCCCCGGCCGGCGGGACGCCCCGTCTCGACCCGCTGTGGAGTCGGTTGGCCGGCGTCGGCGACCGACGGCTCCCGGACGACGCCCGTCTCCTCGCCAACTCCGCGTGGACGGCCGACGCCGTCGAAGCCATCTACGGACGGCGCCCCGACGTGCTCCACCCGCCGGTCGATCCCGTCCCGAACCCGCGGCCGTGGGCCGAGCGGGAGACCGGCGTCGTCGTCCTCGGCCGTCTCGCGCCGGACAAGCGCCCGCTCCGGGCCATCGACGTCGTCGACGGCGTCCGCGCTCGGGGGTACGACCTGCATCTCCACCTCGTCGGGTCGTCGTCGACCATCTACGCCGACTACGGCCGACGGGTGGCGGCCGCGGCCGCCGACCGGCCGTACGTCCACCTCGACCGCGACGCACCCCCCGAGCGGGTGACGGAGCTACTCGCCACCCACCGCTACGGCCTGAACTGCAAGCCCGAGGAACACTTCGGGATGGCGGTCGCCGAGTACGTCGCCGCGGGGATGGTGGCGTTCGCGCCCGACGCCGGCGGCCAGCGGGAGGTGCTCGCCGGCCGTTCGGACCGGCTGTTCGATTCGACGCCCGACGCCGTGGCGACGATTGCCGCGGCGATTGTGGACGACGCCCGGCCCACGCTCCCGCGGGACCGCTACGCGAGCGACCGGTTCCACGCGGCGGTTCGTGAGGGAGTCGCGGCGCTCCTGCGGGCGGAGAGCGAGCGCGGAGGATAG
- a CDS encoding aldo/keto reductase, which translates to MECAFVGCGAVARKYAATVDASALSVTAVCDLDADRAAAFAADHDAAAYTDLDAMLDAEAVPLVLNLTGHDAHAAVTERALRAGRHVWSEKPLAVDADRARKLVALAERRGLALGCAPINADCEAQRHAGRALADGRLGTVRLAYAHAHVGRVTAWHDDPDAFLRVGPLYDGAVYPLTLLVAWFGPVERVRVADATDPWPDREAKRPARPSHVEATLAFADGPLVRLTASFYAPHRSREFTSLELHGDDGSLYLDDAGDLGGEAGHRVAFGREGRGYAPMPIQKPSRRTPYLAGPERLAASVRRGRPDRASARRASHVVAVCNAVERADEAGTSVAVTDAGVDRPDRQRVAWCGAEEAPHPPDAALRLPPVGFGCSRYRGDEYVDRRDSIATALDAGYRLLDSAELYGNEARIGELLAAPGTPDRDALFLASKVWNTNHGHVAEACETTLDELGVDALDCYLLHWPDAWEYTGPLRRLAELPVAKQEARTFPEDDDGERATADVSLEEAWRGLETLHDRGLAASLGVCNVDRATLSRVVEFARVPPAVVQVEHHPYRPQRDLVSWCHERGIRVVAHSPLSAPGLLDDAAVRETAAEMGVSPAAAVVAWNVDRGVVPIPSSTDSDHVVENLAAAGYRLTDADRERLATLEDPEFGR; encoded by the coding sequence ATGGAGTGTGCGTTCGTGGGGTGTGGGGCGGTTGCCCGGAAGTACGCCGCCACGGTCGACGCCTCGGCGCTCTCGGTGACGGCGGTCTGTGACCTCGATGCCGACCGCGCCGCTGCCTTCGCGGCCGACCACGACGCCGCGGCGTACACCGACCTCGACGCGATGCTCGACGCCGAGGCGGTCCCTCTGGTGCTGAACCTCACGGGCCACGACGCCCACGCCGCGGTGACCGAGCGCGCCCTGCGGGCGGGGCGCCACGTCTGGAGCGAGAAACCGCTCGCCGTCGACGCCGACCGGGCGCGGAAACTGGTCGCGCTCGCCGAGCGCCGGGGGCTGGCGCTCGGCTGTGCGCCGATCAACGCCGACTGCGAGGCCCAGCGACACGCGGGGAGGGCGCTCGCGGACGGCCGCCTCGGGACGGTGCGCCTGGCCTACGCCCACGCCCACGTCGGCCGGGTGACCGCGTGGCACGACGACCCCGACGCCTTCCTCCGGGTCGGGCCGCTGTACGACGGTGCGGTCTACCCCCTCACCCTCCTCGTGGCGTGGTTCGGTCCCGTCGAGCGGGTTCGAGTCGCCGACGCCACCGACCCGTGGCCGGACCGCGAGGCGAAGCGGCCGGCGCGACCGAGTCACGTCGAGGCGACGCTCGCGTTCGCCGATGGCCCGCTGGTCCGCCTGACGGCGAGTTTCTACGCCCCCCACCGGAGCCGGGAGTTCACGAGCCTCGAACTGCACGGCGACGACGGCTCGCTCTACCTCGACGACGCCGGTGACCTCGGCGGCGAGGCGGGCCACCGCGTCGCCTTCGGGCGCGAGGGGCGGGGCTACGCGCCGATGCCCATCCAGAAGCCGTCGCGGCGGACCCCCTACCTCGCCGGACCGGAGCGACTGGCCGCGAGCGTCCGGCGGGGGCGGCCCGACCGGGCGTCGGCGCGGCGCGCGAGCCACGTCGTCGCCGTCTGTAACGCCGTCGAGCGGGCCGACGAGGCGGGGACGAGCGTCGCCGTCACGGACGCCGGCGTCGACCGACCCGACCGGCAGCGGGTGGCGTGGTGCGGCGCGGAGGAGGCCCCCCACCCGCCCGACGCCGCGCTCCGCCTCCCGCCTGTCGGCTTCGGCTGTTCGCGCTACCGCGGCGACGAGTACGTCGACCGCCGGGACTCCATCGCGACGGCACTCGACGCCGGCTACCGCTTGCTCGACTCCGCGGAGCTGTACGGCAACGAGGCGCGGATCGGCGAGCTACTGGCGGCGCCGGGAACCCCGGACCGCGACGCGCTCTTTCTCGCAAGCAAGGTCTGGAACACGAACCACGGCCACGTCGCGGAGGCCTGCGAGACGACGCTCGACGAACTCGGCGTCGACGCCCTCGACTGTTACCTGCTCCACTGGCCGGACGCGTGGGAATACACCGGTCCCCTGCGCCGCCTCGCCGAGTTGCCGGTCGCGAAGCAGGAGGCACGCACCTTCCCGGAGGACGACGACGGGGAGCGGGCGACGGCCGACGTGAGTCTGGAGGAGGCGTGGCGAGGGCTGGAGACCCTCCACGACCGCGGCCTCGCGGCGTCGCTCGGGGTCTGTAACGTCGACCGTGCGACGCTATCGCGGGTCGTCGAGTTCGCACGGGTGCCACCGGCGGTCGTGCAGGTCGAACACCACCCATACCGCCCACAGCGCGACCTGGTGTCGTGGTGTCACGAGCGGGGGATTCGGGTGGTCGCCCACTCGCCGCTGTCGGCGCCGGGGCTCCTCGACGACGCCGCGGTCCGGGAGACGGCGGCGGAGATGGGCGTCTCGCCCGCGGCGGCCGTCGTCGCCTGGAACGTCGACCGGGGCGTCGTCCCCATCCCGTCGAGCACCGACTCCGACCACGTCGTCGAGAACCTCGCCGCCGCGGGCTATCGCCTCACCGACGCGGACCGGGAGCGCCTGGCGACCCTCGAAGATCCGGAGTTCGGCCGATGA
- a CDS encoding CDP-alcohol phosphatidyltransferase family protein produces the protein MSGETVHERRRAAATATVGAAAAAVAVGGWTLVADAASHDAANRWVLVAGAVLAYEVAYLAYHLDADGVGSAFAPPNLVTLVRGGLYAATAGFVFVAPDPTIRWVPAACYGAGVVLDYVDGSLARRTGRTTDLGAKLDLAFDTLGFLVAPLVAVAWGRLPVAYLSLSAARYVYRAGIGWREYRGRSVGDLPPSRIRRPLAALQMGFIAVALAPVLPASVLHPLALVVVAPSLAVFARDYLAVTGRLGSVPSVASEPTDEGGSMK, from the coding sequence ATGAGCGGGGAGACCGTCCACGAGCGACGGCGGGCGGCGGCGACGGCGACGGTCGGGGCGGCGGCGGCCGCCGTCGCCGTCGGGGGGTGGACGCTCGTCGCCGACGCCGCCTCGCACGACGCGGCGAACCGGTGGGTGTTGGTCGCCGGGGCGGTGCTGGCGTACGAAGTCGCCTACCTCGCGTACCATCTCGACGCCGACGGCGTCGGCTCGGCGTTCGCCCCGCCGAACCTGGTTACGCTGGTCCGCGGCGGGCTGTACGCCGCGACGGCGGGGTTCGTCTTCGTAGCGCCAGACCCGACGATACGGTGGGTGCCCGCGGCGTGTTACGGGGCGGGCGTCGTCCTCGATTACGTCGACGGGAGCCTCGCCCGGCGGACCGGGCGCACCACGGACCTCGGGGCGAAACTCGACCTCGCGTTCGACACCCTCGGCTTCCTCGTCGCGCCGCTGGTGGCCGTCGCGTGGGGTCGCCTCCCCGTCGCGTACCTCTCGTTGTCGGCCGCGCGGTACGTCTACCGGGCGGGGATCGGGTGGCGAGAGTACCGGGGACGGTCGGTCGGTGACCTGCCCCCGAGCCGGATTCGCCGCCCACTGGCCGCGCTCCAGATGGGCTTCATCGCCGTCGCGCTGGCACCCGTCCTGCCGGCGTCGGTGCTCCACCCGCTCGCCCTCGTCGTCGTTGCGCCGTCGCTCGCGGTGTTCGCGCGGGACTATCTGGCCGTCACGGGGCGGCTGGGATCGGTACCGTCGGTCGCGTCGGAGCCGACCGACGAGGGCGGCAGTATGAAGTGA
- a CDS encoding zinc-dependent alcohol dehydrogenase yields the protein MTGSVEGGRSGVDPPTSGRSLYFAGPRTVRIESETVPDPGPDEVIVEARVSAVSSGTELLIYRGEMPQDLPADETIDALAGDLTYPLKYGYATVGDVAATGGNVDDGWRGRTVFAFNPHESHFTAKPADLVPVPADVSPATAALLPTAETATTLVMDGRPRVGERVVVFGAGMVGLVTTSILAEFPLERLTVVEPVSHRREMAATLGADETLTPADAAQVGTRGDPPGADLAYELSGQPATLDDAIDAVGYDGRVVVGSWYGRKRAETDLGGFFHRNRIDVSSSQVSTLAPDLRGRWTKERRMGTAWERLRDVPTDRLVTHRVPFADAAEAYRLLDEGPENALQVLLTHE from the coding sequence GTGACAGGGAGCGTCGAGGGCGGGCGATCCGGTGTCGACCCGCCAACGAGCGGCCGATCACTCTACTTCGCCGGCCCCCGAACGGTACGGATCGAATCCGAGACGGTGCCCGACCCCGGCCCGGACGAGGTGATCGTCGAGGCGCGCGTCTCGGCAGTGAGTTCGGGCACCGAACTCCTGATCTACCGGGGGGAGATGCCCCAAGACCTGCCGGCCGACGAAACCATCGACGCCCTCGCGGGTGACCTCACGTACCCGCTCAAATACGGCTACGCGACGGTCGGCGACGTGGCCGCGACGGGGGGGAACGTCGACGACGGCTGGCGCGGCCGGACGGTCTTCGCGTTCAATCCCCACGAGAGCCACTTCACGGCGAAGCCGGCCGACCTCGTGCCCGTGCCGGCGGACGTGTCGCCGGCGACGGCCGCCCTCCTCCCCACCGCGGAGACGGCGACGACGCTCGTGATGGACGGCCGCCCGCGGGTCGGCGAACGGGTCGTCGTCTTCGGCGCCGGGATGGTCGGGCTGGTCACGACGAGCATCCTCGCCGAGTTCCCGCTGGAGCGACTGACGGTGGTCGAACCCGTTTCCCACCGGCGGGAGATGGCGGCGACCCTCGGCGCCGACGAGACGCTCACGCCCGCCGACGCGGCGCAGGTCGGGACGCGGGGCGACCCGCCCGGGGCCGACCTGGCGTACGAACTCTCCGGCCAGCCTGCGACGCTGGACGACGCCATCGACGCCGTCGGCTACGACGGGCGGGTCGTCGTCGGATCGTGGTACGGGCGCAAGCGCGCCGAGACGGATCTCGGCGGCTTCTTCCACCGCAACCGGATCGACGTCTCGTCGAGTCAGGTGAGCACGCTCGCGCCAGACCTGCGGGGACGGTGGACGAAAGAGCGCCGGATGGGGACCGCGTGGGAGCGCCTGCGCGACGTGCCCACCGACCGCCTCGTGACCCACCGCGTCCCCTTCGCGGACGCCGCGGAGGCCTACCGCCTGCTCGACGAGGGGCCGGAGAACGCGCTGCAGGTGCTGTTGACCCACGAGTAG
- a CDS encoding 6-pyruvoyl trahydropterin synthase family protein: protein MYRLSVSRDFVAQHFLTVPNPGPEGEVHSHHFEVAVRLAGPELNEYGYLVDIDAVNDALDALEDRYRDALLNDLPEFEGRNPSVERFARLFGDRFVDRVPTEVPTELTVRMWEDEDAWASHERTLR, encoded by the coding sequence ATGTACCGGCTCTCGGTCTCACGGGACTTCGTCGCCCAGCATTTCCTCACCGTCCCGAACCCCGGCCCGGAGGGGGAGGTCCACAGCCACCACTTCGAGGTGGCCGTCCGTCTCGCCGGTCCCGAACTGAACGAGTACGGCTACCTCGTCGACATCGACGCCGTGAACGACGCGCTCGACGCCCTCGAGGACCGGTATCGCGACGCGCTCCTGAACGACCTACCGGAGTTCGAGGGGCGAAATCCGAGCGTCGAGCGATTCGCCCGCCTGTTCGGCGACCGGTTCGTCGACCGGGTACCCACCGAGGTGCCCACGGAACTGACCGTCCGGATGTGGGAAGACGAGGACGCGTGGGCGAGCCACGAGCGCACCCTCCGATGA
- a CDS encoding class I SAM-dependent methyltransferase gives MNHADGQYLEAKRTVDDRALDRRVRDRFLDELPAAPRIREAAAGTGVTVPRLLDWGVTAGDYVGVDRDADVVALARERRASECGGEAITDGFRVDDLTVRFEQGNALTAFAGDGADCLVAQAFLDLVPVDDALDAFVDALRPGGLVYAPITFDGETAFQPDHPADDAVVAAYHDAIDAEPGRDSRAGRHLLDRCRARDGDLLAVGASDWVVYPPYPADERGFLATILDFVAAAIEGRVDGATDWLRTRRRQLDAGELSYVAHGYDVLYRVPG, from the coding sequence ATGAACCACGCCGACGGGCAGTATCTCGAAGCGAAACGGACGGTGGACGACCGGGCGCTCGACCGGCGCGTCCGCGACCGGTTTCTCGACGAACTCCCCGCGGCGCCCCGAATCCGTGAGGCGGCCGCCGGGACGGGCGTCACGGTGCCGCGGCTGCTGGACTGGGGCGTCACCGCCGGCGACTACGTGGGCGTCGACCGCGACGCCGACGTGGTCGCGCTGGCCCGGGAGCGGCGAGCGAGCGAGTGTGGCGGCGAGGCGATAACGGATGGGTTTCGGGTCGACGACCTGACCGTCCGGTTCGAGCAGGGGAACGCGCTGACGGCGTTCGCGGGCGACGGCGCCGACTGTCTCGTCGCGCAGGCGTTTCTCGATCTGGTGCCCGTCGACGACGCGCTGGACGCCTTCGTCGACGCCCTGCGTCCGGGGGGGCTGGTGTACGCGCCGATCACCTTCGACGGCGAGACGGCCTTCCAGCCCGACCACCCGGCCGACGACGCCGTCGTGGCGGCGTATCACGATGCCATCGACGCCGAACCGGGGCGGGACAGCCGCGCCGGCCGCCACCTGCTCGACCGGTGTCGGGCGCGGGACGGCGACCTGCTCGCGGTCGGCGCGTCGGACTGGGTGGTCTATCCGCCCTATCCGGCCGACGAGCGGGGGTTCCTCGCGACGATTCTCGACTTCGTCGCCGCGGCAATCGAAGGGCGGGTCGACGGCGCGACCGACTGGCTGCGGACCCGTCGCCGCCAACTCGACGCCGGCGAACTGAGCTACGTCGCTCACGGCTACGACGTGCTCTATCGCGTTCCCGGGTAG
- a CDS encoding lysylphosphatidylglycerol synthase transmembrane domain-containing protein — MRARRRRTAAWTLVALLGLALYVRAVGVGAIAAALGRVAPVDAAVLVTVGWVPVLLWGGSLHLVLRGLDVPTTLPGSVGLFAAAGFLNNVTPFGQAGGDPLGGALVARVGGVPFERGLAGVVSVGAANAVAVVGLGVVGGSVLLATAAGDAAVRAALGVALALVAGVGVAAVLTWRRRERLAVGVGRGLGRALVGVGRAIPGVEPPDRGVVVDRAAGFVAALERVGGSRRRLGAVLLLGVGGHLAVATTLWLSLAALDAAVSPVRVAVVVPVARLAGASPTPGGTASAEALLTGLLVAVGGVPAPVAVAATLVYRAAAFWMPTLGGGVVTAVMLVASDGTGGAESPDG; from the coding sequence ATGCGCGCCCGGCGACGGCGGACGGCGGCGTGGACGCTCGTCGCGCTCTTGGGGCTCGCACTCTACGTGCGGGCCGTCGGCGTCGGCGCCATCGCGGCGGCGCTCGGTCGGGTCGCCCCCGTCGACGCCGCGGTACTCGTCACCGTCGGGTGGGTGCCCGTCCTCCTCTGGGGGGGCTCGCTCCACCTCGTGCTCCGGGGCCTCGACGTGCCGACGACGCTCCCGGGGTCCGTCGGACTGTTCGCGGCGGCGGGCTTTCTGAACAACGTGACGCCGTTCGGACAGGCGGGCGGTGATCCGCTCGGCGGGGCGCTGGTGGCGCGGGTCGGCGGGGTCCCCTTCGAACGGGGGCTGGCGGGCGTCGTGAGCGTGGGCGCGGCCAACGCCGTCGCGGTGGTCGGCCTCGGCGTCGTCGGGGGGAGCGTCCTCCTCGCGACGGCCGCCGGGGACGCCGCCGTCCGCGCCGCCCTCGGCGTCGCGCTGGCGCTGGTGGCGGGCGTGGGCGTCGCGGCGGTGCTCACGTGGCGGCGACGGGAGCGACTCGCCGTCGGCGTCGGCCGGGGACTCGGGCGGGCGCTCGTCGGCGTCGGGCGGGCGATACCGGGGGTCGAGCCGCCGGATCGAGGGGTCGTCGTCGACCGAGCGGCAGGGTTCGTCGCGGCGCTCGAACGGGTCGGGGGGTCGCGGCGGCGACTCGGTGCCGTCCTCCTGCTCGGCGTCGGTGGGCACCTGGCGGTGGCGACGACGCTGTGGCTGTCGCTCGCGGCGCTCGACGCCGCCGTCTCGCCCGTCCGGGTCGCCGTCGTGGTCCCGGTCGCGCGGCTCGCGGGCGCCTCGCCGACGCCGGGCGGGACCGCGAGCGCGGAGGCGCTGCTCACTGGGTTGCTCGTGGCCGTCGGCGGCGTGCCGGCACCCGTCGCCGTCGCGGCGACGCTCGTCTACCGCGCCGCGGCCTTCTGGATGCCGACGCTGGGTGGCGGCGTCGTCACCGCGGTCATGCTCGTGGCGAGCGACGGGACGGGCGGGGCGGAGTCACCGGACGGCTGA
- a CDS encoding DUF7475 family protein, with translation MASAFETESLTRLHWVGIVLASITGVVHLYFGALALDTVQGASFVLAGIAFFVAIVLLLLDVRRRLLYLVGIPFTGLQVVLYFYLNWPNVLNPGGIGDKVVQVGLIAILVVLYRRESQSASAVR, from the coding sequence ATGGCATCCGCGTTCGAGACCGAGTCGCTCACGCGCCTCCACTGGGTCGGCATCGTCCTGGCGTCGATCACCGGGGTCGTCCACCTCTACTTCGGCGCCCTCGCCCTCGACACCGTCCAGGGGGCCAGCTTCGTCCTCGCCGGCATCGCCTTCTTCGTCGCCATCGTTCTCCTCCTCCTCGACGTTCGCCGCCGGCTGCTCTATCTCGTCGGGATTCCCTTCACCGGACTCCAGGTCGTCCTCTATTTCTACCTGAACTGGCCGAACGTGCTCAACCCCGGCGGCATCGGCGACAAGGTGGTGCAGGTCGGCCTGATCGCGATTCTGGTCGTGCTCTACCGTCGGGAGTCGCAGTCGGCTTCAGCCGTCCGGTGA
- a CDS encoding glycosyltransferase family A protein, translating into MGVEYVKRAREPAISVVVPSVPAYDHEPTMARLAAQEVAVPYEIVLVDDGSADRSTARNRGLEAASAEVVAMTDDDTRPPDDWLATAYAAFDANPDLVCLEGPVYGGCRSFGPRHYVGCNLAARRAAALDVGGFRSAFSEWREDVEFGWRMEAEADGRCRFEPSFRMCHPEVPRTAFDPALERRLKREYPERYAEVMDATWTRRLYRRARAAGLTQPIQRVRNEVGRRLWGECRGA; encoded by the coding sequence ATGGGAGTCGAGTACGTCAAGCGGGCGCGGGAGCCGGCGATATCCGTCGTCGTGCCGTCGGTACCCGCGTACGACCACGAACCGACGATGGCCCGGCTGGCGGCCCAGGAGGTGGCCGTGCCCTACGAAATCGTGCTCGTCGACGACGGGAGCGCCGACCGGTCGACGGCCCGGAACCGGGGGCTCGAGGCGGCGTCGGCCGAGGTGGTGGCGATGACCGACGACGATACGCGGCCACCGGACGACTGGCTGGCGACGGCGTACGCGGCCTTCGACGCCAACCCCGACCTGGTCTGTCTGGAGGGGCCGGTGTACGGCGGCTGTCGGAGCTTCGGCCCGCGTCACTACGTCGGCTGTAACCTCGCGGCCCGGCGGGCGGCCGCCCTCGACGTGGGGGGGTTCCGGTCGGCGTTCTCCGAGTGGCGCGAGGACGTGGAGTTCGGGTGGCGGATGGAGGCCGAAGCCGACGGGCGCTGTCGCTTCGAGCCGTCGTTTCGGATGTGTCACCCGGAGGTGCCACGGACGGCGTTCGATCCGGCGCTGGAGCGGCGCCTGAAACGCGAGTATCCGGAGCGATACGCCGAGGTGATGGACGCGACGTGGACGCGGCGGCTCTATCGGCGAGCGCGGGCGGCGGGACTCACCCAGCCGATCCAGCGGGTTCGAAACGAAGTCGGGCGGCGGCTCTGGGGGGAGTGTCGAGGGGCGTGA